From Rhodamnia argentea isolate NSW1041297 chromosome 10, ASM2092103v1, whole genome shotgun sequence, a single genomic window includes:
- the LOC115731200 gene encoding probable mediator of RNA polymerase II transcription subunit 26b isoform X2: MESDSLDYWRHYFRTANCDIFDIIDRAIMVAASDCPKDFRLRRDRIAERLFTCRLTRCSGCDRVELVVPSGDEDDGLKSGIAGEGCDFEAGGSKESKVNSSRDDHGELFMNQESNYSYGEAEALTDEMEEESQILGEVLRIKETLLNSDEESESALHESLRRLQLMALTVGILKATGIGKAVNPLRKHRSKQIGRLSQTLIMAWKTMVEEWMQAALPPAGSTPDSVNPSSGDEEVEEEEEEEEEEEEGLPSPPLDEGAFFAPQTSTMELSGFFDGMDDDGNPRTGKESTKNCGNGRKPFQEKENVSEQRRERKPDGEKDSLQDMRNQHLKKREDVVEPNRPSNTNAGQGRHTNLNAEQKVNKESKLQPRRLEKISAQRRMGAKYSEDDAVQMKLEATKRKLQESYQQAENAKKQRTIQVMDLHDLPKQSLGHRNLHMRPGNQNRHWANGRR; encoded by the exons ATGGAGTCTGACTCTCTGGATTATTGGAGGCATTACTTTAGGACTGCGAATTGCGATATATTTGATATCATCGACCGTGCGATCATGGTGGCGGCCTCAGATTGCCCGAAAGACTTCAGGTTGAGGAGGGATCGCATTGCAGAGAGGCTGTTCACGTGCCGGTTGACCCGGTGTTCAGGCTGCGACCGGGTTGAGTTGGTGGTGCCGAGTGGGGATGAGGATGATGGGTTGAAAAGTGGGATTGCTGGGGAGGGGTGTGATTTTGAGGCTGGTGGGAGCAAAGAGAGCAAAGTGAATAGTAGTAGGGATGATCACGGTGAGTTGTTCATGAACCAAGAGAGCAATTACAGCTATGGAGAGGCAGAGGCACTGACTGATGAGATGGAAGAGGAGTCTCAAATTCTTGGAGAGGTCCTGAGGATCAAAGAGACTTTGCTCAACAGTGATGAGGAG TCTGAATCAGCGCTTCACGAATCGTTGAGGCGGCTCCAATTGATGGCTCTAACTGTGGGGATATTGAAG GCAACTGGGATTGGGAAAGCTGTTAATCCTCTAAGGAAGCACAGGTCGAAGCAGATCGGTCGCCTTTCTCAGACTCTTATTAT GGCGTGGAAGACTATGGTGGAAGAGTGGATGCAGGCTGCGCTGCCGCCTGCTG GGAGTACCCCTGATTCTGTGAACCCATCAAGCGGTGATGAAGaagtggaagaggaagaggaagaggaagaggaagaggaagaaggactTCCTTCTCCGCCTTTGGACGAGGGAGCCTTTTTCGCTCCTCAAACTTCTACAATGGAGCTATCTGGG TTCTTCGATGGCATGGATGACGATGGAA ATCCTCGTACTGGCAAAGAATCTACCAAGAACTGCGGAAATGGAAGAAAACCGTTCCAAGAGAAGGAAAATGTGAGCGAGcaacgaagagagagaaagccagATGGAGAGAAAGACAGTCTCCAAGACATGAGgaatcaacatttgaagaagcgAGAAGACGTTGTGGAGCCAAATAGACCCTCAAACACTAATGCTGGGCAGGGTAGACATACAAATCTCAATGCTGAGCAAAAGGTCAACAAAGAGTCCAAGCTCCAGCCGAGAAGATTGGAGAAGATTTCTGCACAGAGGAGGATG GGCGCCAAGTATTCAGAAGATGATGCAGTCCAAATGAAACTTGAAGCTACGAAGAGGAAGCTCCAGGAAAGTTATCAACAAGCTGAGAATG CCAAGAAGCAGCGGACTATACAGGTAATGGATTTGCACGATCTCCCGAAACAGTCACTTGGCCATAGAAATCTACACATGAGACCTGGGAACCAGAACAGGCATTGGGCAAATGGGCGGCGCTAG
- the LOC115731200 gene encoding probable mediator of RNA polymerase II transcription subunit 26b isoform X1 — MESDSLDYWRHYFRTANCDIFDIIDRAIMVAASDCPKDFRLRRDRIAERLFTCRLTRCSGCDRVELVVPSGDEDDGLKSGIAGEGCDFEAGGSKESKVNSSRDDHGELFMNQESNYSYGEAEALTDEMEEESQILGEVLRIKETLLNSDEESESALHESLRRLQLMALTVGILKATGIGKAVNPLRKHRSKQIGRLSQTLIMAWKTMVEEWMQAALPPAGSTPDSVNPSSGDEEVEEEEEEEEEEEEGLPSPPLDEGAFFAPQTSTMELSGFFDGMDDDGNPRTGKESTKNCGNGRKPFQEKENVSEQRRERKPDGEKDSLQDMRNQHLKKREDVVEPNRPSNTNAGQGRHTNLNAEQKVNKESKLQPRRLEKISAQRRMVGNQKDGAKYSEDDAVQMKLEATKRKLQESYQQAENAKKQRTIQVMDLHDLPKQSLGHRNLHMRPGNQNRHWANGRR; from the exons ATGGAGTCTGACTCTCTGGATTATTGGAGGCATTACTTTAGGACTGCGAATTGCGATATATTTGATATCATCGACCGTGCGATCATGGTGGCGGCCTCAGATTGCCCGAAAGACTTCAGGTTGAGGAGGGATCGCATTGCAGAGAGGCTGTTCACGTGCCGGTTGACCCGGTGTTCAGGCTGCGACCGGGTTGAGTTGGTGGTGCCGAGTGGGGATGAGGATGATGGGTTGAAAAGTGGGATTGCTGGGGAGGGGTGTGATTTTGAGGCTGGTGGGAGCAAAGAGAGCAAAGTGAATAGTAGTAGGGATGATCACGGTGAGTTGTTCATGAACCAAGAGAGCAATTACAGCTATGGAGAGGCAGAGGCACTGACTGATGAGATGGAAGAGGAGTCTCAAATTCTTGGAGAGGTCCTGAGGATCAAAGAGACTTTGCTCAACAGTGATGAGGAG TCTGAATCAGCGCTTCACGAATCGTTGAGGCGGCTCCAATTGATGGCTCTAACTGTGGGGATATTGAAG GCAACTGGGATTGGGAAAGCTGTTAATCCTCTAAGGAAGCACAGGTCGAAGCAGATCGGTCGCCTTTCTCAGACTCTTATTAT GGCGTGGAAGACTATGGTGGAAGAGTGGATGCAGGCTGCGCTGCCGCCTGCTG GGAGTACCCCTGATTCTGTGAACCCATCAAGCGGTGATGAAGaagtggaagaggaagaggaagaggaagaggaagaggaagaaggactTCCTTCTCCGCCTTTGGACGAGGGAGCCTTTTTCGCTCCTCAAACTTCTACAATGGAGCTATCTGGG TTCTTCGATGGCATGGATGACGATGGAA ATCCTCGTACTGGCAAAGAATCTACCAAGAACTGCGGAAATGGAAGAAAACCGTTCCAAGAGAAGGAAAATGTGAGCGAGcaacgaagagagagaaagccagATGGAGAGAAAGACAGTCTCCAAGACATGAGgaatcaacatttgaagaagcgAGAAGACGTTGTGGAGCCAAATAGACCCTCAAACACTAATGCTGGGCAGGGTAGACATACAAATCTCAATGCTGAGCAAAAGGTCAACAAAGAGTCCAAGCTCCAGCCGAGAAGATTGGAGAAGATTTCTGCACAGAGGAGGATGGTTGGTAATCAGAAAGAT GGCGCCAAGTATTCAGAAGATGATGCAGTCCAAATGAAACTTGAAGCTACGAAGAGGAAGCTCCAGGAAAGTTATCAACAAGCTGAGAATG CCAAGAAGCAGCGGACTATACAGGTAATGGATTTGCACGATCTCCCGAAACAGTCACTTGGCCATAGAAATCTACACATGAGACCTGGGAACCAGAACAGGCATTGGGCAAATGGGCGGCGCTAG
- the LOC115731189 gene encoding acyltransferase Pun1-like, with amino-acid sequence MNTVSDQKVHIISSTAVEPSSPTPHRLRTLNLSLLDQLFPTPLAHTLLFYAGCGGGGGGGSSSNESLSRRMRASLSQALTDFYPLAGRLTSSARIDCNDEGAYWVEARADLRLADVLARPDGTLLSQFLPSSHPETSPLAAMGCLLTVQITTFSCGGVAVATCSSHKLMDASSMAFFLRSWSARCAGRLEGGRAPPPRFLGDSLVRAKELPFMLSDYAGMESCATRRFVFEGSKISALKAEAVRSAKSGESTRFTRVELVLSLIVRCALAASRSVTGSSHHPTLLRQMVNLRNRMSPALRENDVGNLAFGINILCENGESTFEELLSNIRKEMVSFTKGAEASGSDSGELFSIACGSIGKAGDFFSKWKEESRFYRCSSLCGFRFYDVDFGSGKPAWVTCLSRMKNFVYMVDAKGGGGIDAWVTLDWRDMAVFERDEELLAYAAPNPSVAHRVMHPSRF; translated from the exons ATGAACACCGTCTCCGACCAGAAAGTCCACATCATCTCGTCCACCGCCGTTGAACCATCCTCTCCGACCCCTCACCGCCTCCGAACCCTGAACCTCTCTCTCCTCGACCAGCTCTTCCCCACGCCTTTAGCCCACACCCTTCTCTTCTACGCCGggtgcggcggcggcggcggcggcggcagcagcagcaacgAGTCCCTCTCCCGCCGCATGCGAGCCTCTCTCTCCCAAGCCCTCACTGATTTCTACCCCTTAGCCGGCCGGCTCACGAGCAGCGCGCGGATCGACTGCAACGACGAAGGCGCGTACTGGGTCGAGGCCCGAGCCGATCTGCGGCTGGCCGACGTCCTTGCCCGACCCGATGGAACGTTGCTCAGCCAGTTCCTCCCTTCCTCTCACCCTGAAACGTCGCCTCTGGCCGCCATGGGGTGCCTCCTGACTGTCCAGATCACCACCTTCAGTTGCGGCGGCGTCGCCGTCGCTACCTGCAGTTCGCACAAGCTCATGGACGCGTCCTCGATGGCGTTCTTCCTCCGGAGCTGGTCAGCGAGATGTGCCGGGAGGCTCGAGGGCGGCCGGGCCCCTCCTCCCAGGTTCCTCGGAGATTCCCTCGTGCGGGCCAAGGAGCTGCCCTTCATGCTGTCGGACTACGCCGGCATGGAGAGCTGCGCGACGAGGAGGTTCGTGTTCGAAGGTTCCAAGATATCTGCCCTGAAGGCCGAAGCGGTTCGTTCGGCTAAGTCCGGCGAGTCGACTCGTTTCACGAGGGTCGAGCTTGTGCTATCGCTCATCGTCAGATGCGCCCTGGCTGCATCGCGGTCCGTAACCGGGTCTTCGCATCACCCGACCCTGTTGCGCCAAATGGTGAACCTCCGGAATCGGATGTCGCCGGCCTTGCGAGAGAACGACGTCGGGAACCTCGCCTTCGGCATCAACATACTATGCGAGAACGGCGAGTCGACATTCGAAGAGCTACTATCGAACATCAGGAAGGAGATGGTCAGTTTCACCAAGGGAGCCGAGGCGAGCGGGTCCGACAGCGGCGAGCTCTTCTCCATAGCGTGCGGATCAATCGGGA AGGCAGGGGACTTCTTTAGTAAATGGAAGGAGGAGTCGAGGTTCTACAGGTGCTCGAGCCTGTGCGGGTTCCGGTTCTACGATGTGGACTTCGGGTCGGGGAAGCCCGCGTGGGTGACGTGCCTGAGCCGCATGAAGAACTTCGTGTACATGGTGGACGCGAAGGGCGGGGGCGGGATCGACGCGTGGGTGACACTGGACTGGCGAGACATGGCCGTGTTCGAGCGCGACGAGGAGCTCCTCGCCTACGCCGCCCCGAACCCTAGCGTGGCTCACCGTGTGATGCACCCTTCTCGGTTCTGA